One genomic region from Apodemus sylvaticus chromosome 1, mApoSyl1.1, whole genome shotgun sequence encodes:
- the C1H11orf68 gene encoding UPF0696 protein C11orf68 homolog isoform X1 translates to MAAAAAAVAGAGRGGGGSTDPGQERSRARSWVGAERSEGRRMEPNEELEEEDSPGGREDGFTAEHLAAEAMAADMDPWLVFDARTTPATELDAWLAKYPPSQVTRYGDPGSPNSEPVGWIAAYGQGYTPNSGDVQGLQAAWEALQTSGRPITPGTLRQLAITHHVLSGKWLIHLAPGFKLDHAWAGIARAVVEGRLQVAKVSPRAKEGGRQVICVYTDDFTDRLGVLEADSAIRAAGIKCLLTYKPDVYTYLGIYRANRWHLCPTLYESRFQLGGNARGSRVLDRANNVELT, encoded by the exons atggcggcggcggcggcggccgtgGCAGGGGCGGGGCGCGGCGGGGGTGGCAGCACGGATCCCGGGCAGGAGCGGAGCCGGGCCCGAAGTTGGGTTGGCGCGGAACGGAGTGAAGGCCGGAG GATGGAACCAAATGAGGAGCTGGAAGAGGAGGACTCTCCAGGTGGCCGGGAGGATGGCTTCACTGCTGAGCACCtggctgcagaggccatggcggCCGACATGGACCCCTGGCTGGTATTTGATGCCCGTACTACACCTGCCACAGAGCTGGATGCCTGGTTGGCCAAGTACCCACCATCTCAAGTTACTCGCTATGGGGACCCAGGTTCACCCAACTCTGAACCAGTGGGCTGGATTGCAGCCTATGGGCAGGGTTACACCCCCAACTCAGGGGATGTACAGGGGCTGCAAGCAGCCTGGGAGGCTCTGCAGACCAGTGGGCGACCCATCACACCAGGTACCCTGCGCCAGCTGGCCATCACCCACCATGTGCTCTCCGGCAAGTGGCTGATTCACCTGGCACCTGGCTTCAAGCTGGACCATGCCTGGGCTGGCATTGCCCGGGCTGTAGTTGAGGGCCGTCTTCAGGTGGCCAAGGTGAGCCCACGGGCCAAGGAGGGTGGGCGCCAGGTCATCTGTGTTTACACGGACGACTTCACGGACCGCTTGGGTGTACTGGAGGCAGATTCTGCCATCCGGGCCGCAGGCATTAAGTGCTTGCTCACTTACAAACCTGATGTCTACACCTACCTGGGCATCTACCGAGCCAATCGCTGGCACCTTTGCCCTACTCTCTATGAGAGCCGTTTCCAGCTTGGAGGCAATGCCCGTGGCTCTCGAGTGCTGGATCGTGCCAACAATGTAGAACTGACCTAA
- the C1H11orf68 gene encoding UPF0696 protein C11orf68 homolog isoform X2 — translation MAAAAAAVAGAGRGGGGSTDPGQERSRARSWVGAERSEGRSSLTTGWNQMRSWKRRTLQVAGRMASLLSTWLQRPWRPTWTPGWYLMPVLHLPQSWMPGWPSTHHLKLLAMGTQVHPTLNQWAGLQPMGRVTPPTQGMYRGCKQPGRLCRPVGDPSHQVPCASWPSPTMCSPASG, via the exons atggcggcggcggcggcggccgtgGCAGGGGCGGGGCGCGGCGGGGGTGGCAGCACGGATCCCGGGCAGGAGCGGAGCCGGGCCCGAAGTTGGGTTGGCGCGGAACGGAGTGAAGGCCGGAG TTCCCTCACGACAGGATGGAACCAAATGAGGAGCTGGAAGAGGAGGACTCTCCAGGTGGCCGGGAGGATGGCTTCACTGCTGAGCACCtggctgcagaggccatggcggCCGACATGGACCCCTGGCTGGTATTTGATGCCCGTACTACACCTGCCACAGAGCTGGATGCCTGGTTGGCCAAGTACCCACCATCTCAAGTTACTCGCTATGGGGACCCAGGTTCACCCAACTCTGAACCAGTGGGCTGGATTGCAGCCTATGGGCAGGGTTACACCCCCAACTCAGGGGATGTACAGGGGCTGCAAGCAGCCTGGGAGGCTCTGCAGACCAGTGGGCGACCCATCACACCAGGTACCCTGCGCCAGCTGGCCATCACCCACCATGTGCTCTCCGGCAAGTGGCTGA
- the Drap1 gene encoding dr1-associated corepressor isoform X2 gives MPSKKKKYNARFPPARIKKIMQTDEEIGKVAAAVPVIISRALELFLESLLKKACQVTQSRNAKTMTTSHLKQCIELEQQFDFLKDLVASVPDMQGDGEDNHMDGDKGPRRGRKPGSSGRKNGGTGSKGKDKKLSGTDSEQEDESEDTDTDGEEETQPPPQASHPAHFESPPAPFVPFTSPLPLPPAPPGPSAPEAEDEEDYDS, from the exons ATGCCAAGCAAGAAGAAGAAGTATAACGCGCGGTTTCCGCCG GCGCGGATCAAGAAGATCATGCAGACGGACGAAGAGATTGGGAAGGTGGCGGCAGCTGTGCCTGTCATCATCT CCCGGGCACTTGAGCTCTTCTTGGAGTCCCTGTTGAAGAAGGCTTGCCAGGTGACCCAGTCTCGAAATGCCAAAACCATGACCACGTCCCACCT GAAACAGTGCATTGAGCTCGAGCAGCAATTTGACTTCTTGAAAGACTTGGTGGCATCTGTGCCTGACATGCAGGGGGATGGGGAAGACAACCATATGGATGGGGACAAGGGTCCTCGAAG GGGCCGGAAaccaggcagcagtggcaggaAGAACGGAGGCACAGGAAGCAAAGGCAAAGACAAGAAGCTGTCCGGGACAGACTCAGAACAGGAG GATGAGTCTGAGGACACAGACACCGATGGGGAAGAAGAGACACAGCCTCCACCCCAAGCCAGTCATCCTGCCCACTTTGAGAG CCCTCCAGCTCCCTTCGTGCCCTTCACCTCCCCCCTGCCTTTGCCCCCAGCACCCCCTGGCCCCTCCGCGCCTGAGGCAGAGGATGAAGAGGATTATGACTCCTAG
- the Drap1 gene encoding dr1-associated corepressor isoform X1, with protein MPSKKKKYNARFPPARIKKIMQTDEEIGKVAAAVPVIISRALELFLESLLKKACQVTQSRNAKTMTTSHLKQCIELEQQFDFLKDLVASVPDMQGDGEDNHMDGDKGPRRWTVPSRRGRKPGSSGRKNGGTGSKGKDKKLSGTDSEQEDESEDTDTDGEEETQPPPQASHPAHFESPPAPFVPFTSPLPLPPAPPGPSAPEAEDEEDYDS; from the exons ATGCCAAGCAAGAAGAAGAAGTATAACGCGCGGTTTCCGCCG GCGCGGATCAAGAAGATCATGCAGACGGACGAAGAGATTGGGAAGGTGGCGGCAGCTGTGCCTGTCATCATCT CCCGGGCACTTGAGCTCTTCTTGGAGTCCCTGTTGAAGAAGGCTTGCCAGGTGACCCAGTCTCGAAATGCCAAAACCATGACCACGTCCCACCT GAAACAGTGCATTGAGCTCGAGCAGCAATTTGACTTCTTGAAAGACTTGGTGGCATCTGTGCCTGACATGCAGGGGGATGGGGAAGACAACCATATGGATGGGGACAAGGGTCCTCGAAG ATGGACTGTACCTTCCCGAAGGGGCCGGAAaccaggcagcagtggcaggaAGAACGGAGGCACAGGAAGCAAAGGCAAAGACAAGAAGCTGTCCGGGACAGACTCAGAACAGGAG GATGAGTCTGAGGACACAGACACCGATGGGGAAGAAGAGACACAGCCTCCACCCCAAGCCAGTCATCCTGCCCACTTTGAGAG CCCTCCAGCTCCCTTCGTGCCCTTCACCTCCCCCCTGCCTTTGCCCCCAGCACCCCCTGGCCCCTCCGCGCCTGAGGCAGAGGATGAAGAGGATTATGACTCCTAG